One Aegilops tauschii subsp. strangulata cultivar AL8/78 chromosome 2, Aet v6.0, whole genome shotgun sequence genomic window, CGACGCACGGTTGTTAGGCCAGGTTTGGGCCCGACCGTAGAATGTCTTCGCTTATATTCTTTCTCACACTCATGCCGACCCGATCCACAAAATCGGGTCACGTCAATCGGCTTCACTAGAGGATAGTGTTCCCTAAAAAAACTAGAGGATAGTGAGTAGTATTGCTTTGCTTCCGACCTTCACTTTTTCTCTGAAAAGAAGACTTCACTTTTTACCCTCAAACAAATGGAAAGAAAAAGAACCTGGAGGTTTTCCATCACCTATTTTTACCCTCAAACAAATAGAAAGAAAATCAAACATGTAGGAGGTCGAACCATCACGACGACGACAGATCCCTTTTAATAGAAGAGAAGATAACAATTCAATGACGACACACATAGAAGGAAAATCTAGTATAAGGTTGGGCTACACCCAGTTGGCAGAGTTGTTGGCACACCTTTCAAATACTCCCTGTGTCATGGTTTTAGCtcaaaatttgaactaaaaccacaaTACTTATCATGGGTCGTAGGGAGTATATGATAATACACCTCTTTGGCCCTATTGGCATATTTACTATTTTCATTCCATTAAAAAAATGAATTCCCTCAAAAGATATGGAAAATAAATGGTACTCTCTCTCCCACTGCTTCACGGCACCGGCAAAAGTGGGTGGCTGGGAGCTGCGAGAGCGCCACACCCACGTGTTGCAAGATGAGAGACTACGATGCAGAGGCTGGGCAATAGAGCTTCCATTTTCTGAAAAATCGCATGTGCCCTTTATGGTCGTTTTTTTAGCATGCCCCTTATGGTCGTTTTGTTATTGTTCATTTGGCCAACTGACTTGTCTGGAATAGGACAATTATGTAAAAATAAAGCAGGGCAATTTTATAGTTTTTTGTGTATGCAGAGAACATTTTTTAGGGCTTCACACTATGTAGAGAATATCAAATCACTAGTTTTACCTCTTGGAAAGATCACACCCACCTTCTCAGGAGCTGACAAGTGGCGCACTATATGTGAGCCACTTGCCGCAACATGGAGTTTTTTTTCATAGGTTcatttattcaaaatgttttatctcttgaACCGTGCGACCAAACGCCGGACGGTTTTCATCGTTTGATTTCTCGTGTCGAGATTTTCAAAACTATCCCATATTAATAGGTTTCGATGAAATTTTAtttacagaaaaatagaaaaaaaccgaaagaaaaaaaatagatgGAAGCATGGTTCTTTTCTCTTTTAGAGAAGAATATATGTTCTTCTCGCAGAAGCAAGAAGCACATATTTGCTTCTCGTGGAAGCACACATTTTCCCCCATTTCAATGTGCTTCTCGCAAAAGGAAATCTATGCCTTCATGAGAAGCAAATTCGTACTTCTCATGGAAGCATATTTTTTTCCAAGAAGCTCACATAAGAAAATATATGCCTCCACGAGAAGTAAATCTGTGTTTCTCAGATAAGCAAACATGTGCCTACATGAGAAACAAATCTGGAAGCACAATTTTTCTTCTTCTCGCGAAAACAAATTTGTGTCTCCAGGAAAAGCAAATTTGTACTTTTCGTGGAAGGACAAAAAACATTTCTCACAAAAAAAAAGATCCACAATTTTTCTCTCTACAAAACCTAAGAAAAAACAGGCGAAAACCAAAAAACCTAGAAAAAAATCATGTAAAACCCGAAAACAATtacagaaaaataaaatatgaaattCATAAGGAGCACTCAGCACGTGATACGTGACGATGGCTAGACGCACCGGTTGACGTGCTCCGAGGACATAAAAAATGACCCTGCCGGTCCGTGCAAGGATAACCTTCATTTAGTTGCTCtcatttttgtgtgtgtgtgtgggggggtggggggggggtaATTTTAGTGTTTTTAGTGGTAAACCACACTTAGTTCAGTGTTTAGAGTGCGGTTTACAGGTATTACAAACGGGTCGTGGGGAGATCCCATCCACAAGTGGCGATCGACATCTAAAGAAGAAACTTGACTAAATTATGAGAATCAAAGTTCATACTACCTTCAAAAATAAAATCACAGCTAGTAAAGTCTCTCGCTCGAGCACAAATTTCGTTGATAATAGCACTGTGCCTTTCTTTCGATCCATTCTTTATCTCTGCTACAGCTCCGTGGCAACCACAATGCGGTCTCATAGAACAGTTCGGTAGGCGCAGGACTAGAAGAATAACCGATGGGCTTTGGGTAATAGTTTGAGCTTTCACATCTTGGGCTCACGGCCTGTCGGATAATGGGGCTCTTGGCCCAATCAGAATTGCTATTTTCATTCCGATATTTTTTTTTTGTCTCGCTTGGGTACGGGCTTCCAGTCCGTTCTCGATGGCAGGGAGGAGCACGGAGACGCCGCCGACGGTGGTGGGCGGCTACGAGCTGCGCGAGCGCCTCGGCGGGCGGCCCCCGGCCACGTCGGTGTGGCGCGCGGTGCGGCTGTCGACCGGCGCCCCCGCGGCGGTGAAGCAGGtgcggctggccggcctccccggccgcctCCGCGACAGCCTCGACTGCGAGCTCCGCTTCCTCGCCGCCGTCAGCCACCCCAACATCATCCGCCTCCTCGACGTCGTCCGGGTACGTACGTCCCCAAGCCCCCCTTCTCGTCTTCTTGTACCAATCGAGTCGCTTATTCTGCTCTGTCTCAGACAGACCCCAGGCTGCATCTACCTCGTCATGGAGCTCTGCGAGGGGGGAGACCTGGCGACCTACATCGAGCGGAGCGGCGGCAGGGTGGAGGAGAGCGTCGCCAGGAATTTCATGAGACAGATCGGTAATTCACCCTATCATCTACTGTATTCCCCAATTGTTCGCGGAATTCTTGTTTCCACCATCGATTTCGATTCGATGTGATGTGTAAAAACTGGAGCTTGCCCCCTTGTGGCTGGCAGGAGCTGGTTTGCAAGTGCTCCGCCGGCACCACGTCGTCCACCGGGACTTGAAACCTGAGGTCCAGGGACTGAAATCCCTTATTAAATTATTTGTTTAGTGCTTTCTAACTGTCAATTTTGAATTGATAGAGCTGTTGAATGAATTGTTGCAGAATATCCTACTCTCTTGTCTTGGCAGCGATGCGATACTCAAGATATCCGATTTTGGTCTGTCCAGGTTAGTTCTGAAATGGCAGTTCTTGTGTTGACAAGTACTCATTTTATCATGTATGAGTAGTTGCAGGAAAAATATGCCATTCATCGTAGCAACCGCTGCTGTTCTTTTGGTCAACTTTGAAATCAATCATTGGACGTTCTTTCAACATCTATTAGCTACTGAACCACATCAGAGTAGCAGAAACCAAAAATATATGTAATGATGCTAAACATGGTGGAGTGGTTCTGCGTGATAAATAAGGCTCGTTAGTTACGCAATCAAGTTTCTGGACAAACAAAAATACAGTCACATTTGTTGCTCTTTACTAGGGTTCTTCATCCTGGGGAGTATGCGGAGACAGCCTGTGGCACCCGCTTGTACATGGCCCCTGAAGTCATGCTATTTCAGAAGTACGATGACAAGGTATGCTGTATATGCTCACGTGCCCAACATTTTTTTTGCCACAACGAATGGCACAAATCTGAACATCTCCTGTGTGCAGGTAGACTTGTGGAGTATCGGCGCGATCCTCTTTGAGCTCTTGAACGGCTACCCACCATTCCGTGGTAGAAGCAATGTGCAGGTCATGCGCTTTCACTCGCCAACTTTGTTTAATCATGATTTCAGAGACTTAGATTTTGGAACGGTCCTTGGCTCACATGTTGGTCTCTTCAGATGCTTCAATGTATAAACAGAACTGGCTCCCTTCCGTTCTCGCAACTCGTGGTACCCAGCCTGCATCCTGATTGCATCGACATATGCACCAGACTACTATGCACGAATCCAGGTCTGTCTTGGACGCTGGTCAT contains:
- the LOC109765909 gene encoding serine/threonine-protein kinase ATG1t gives rise to the protein MAGRSTETPPTVVGGYELRERLGGRPPATSVWRAVRLSTGAPAAVKQVRLAGLPGRLRDSLDCELRFLAAVSHPNIIRLLDVVRTPGCIYLVMELCEGGDLATYIERSGGRVEESVARNFMRQIGAGLQVLRRHHVVHRDLKPENILLSCLGSDAILKISDFGLSRVLHPGEYAETACGTRLYMAPEVMLFQKYDDKVDLWSIGAILFELLNGYPPFRGRSNVQMLQCINRTGSLPFSQLVVPSLHPDCIDICTRLLCTNPVKRLSLQEFINHGFLRP